The proteins below come from a single Anguilla rostrata isolate EN2019 chromosome 3, ASM1855537v3, whole genome shotgun sequence genomic window:
- the LOC135251722 gene encoding tubulin alpha chain-like, translated as MEGGGQSLRRECISMHVGQAGAQMGNACWELYCLEHGIQPDGQMPSDKTIGGGDDSFNTFFSETGAGKHVPRAVFVDLEPTVIDEVRTGTYRQLFHPEQLITGKEDAANNYARGHYTIGKEIIDLVLDRTRKLADQCTGLQGFLIFHSFGGGTGSGFTSLLMERLSVDYGKKSKLEFAVYPAPQVSTAVVEPYNSILTTHTTLEHSDCAFMVDNEAIYDICRRNLDIERPTYTNLNRLIGQIVSSITASLRFDGALNVDLTEFQTNLVPYPRIHFPLATYAPVISAEKAYHEQLSVADITNACFEPANQMVKCDPRHGKYMACCLLYRGDVVPKDVNSAIATIKTKRTIQFVDWCPTGFKVGINYQPPTVVPGGDLAKVQRAVCMLSNTTAIAEAWARLDHKFDLMYAKRAFVHWYVGEGMEEGEFSEAREDMAALEKDYEEVGTDSVGEDEEEGEEY; from the exons ATGGAAGGCGGAGGGCAGTCTCTCAGA CGTGAGTGTATTTCTATGCATGTCGGCCAAGCCGGTGCCCAGATgggcaatgcatgctgggagctgtaCTGCCTGGAACACGGCATCCAGCCGGACGGGCAGATGCCCAGTGACAAGACGATTGGAGGGGGAGACGACTCCTTCAACACCTTCTTCAGCGAGACCGGGGCGGGCAAACATGTCCCCCGTGCCGTGTTCGTAGACCTGGAGCCCACCGTCATTG ATGAGGTACGCACAGGTACCTACCGTCAGCTGTTCCACCCAGAGCAGCTCATCACTGGCAAGGAGGACGCCGCCAACAACTACGCCCGCGGACACTACACCATCGGCAAGGAGATCATCGACCTGGTACTAGACAGAACACGCAAACTG GCAGACCAGTGCACCGGGCTCCAGGGTTTCCTGATCTTCCACAGCTTCGGCGGTGGCACTGGGTCAGGGTTCACCTCCCTGCTGATGGAACGCCTCTCTGTCGACTACGGCAAGAAGTCCAAGCTTGAGTTCGCCGTCTACCCAGCACCCCAGGTGTCCACAGCTGTGGTGGAGCCCTACAACTCCATCCtgaccacccacaccaccctgGAGCACTCCGACTGTGCCTTCATGGTGGACAACGAGGCCATCTACGACATCTGCCGCAGGAACCTGGACATTGAGCGCCCCACCTACACCAACCTCAACCGGCTCATCGGCCAGATCGTTTCCTCCATCACTGCCTCCCTGCGCTTCGACGGGGCCCTGAATGTGGACCTGACAGAGTTCCAGACCAACTTGGTGCCCTACCCCCGCATCCACTTCCCACTGGCCACCTACGCCCCAGTAATCTCCGCCGAGAAGGCCTACCACGAGCAGCTCTCAGTGGCTGACATCACCAACGCCTGCTttgagccagccaatcagatggtGAAATGCGACCCCCGTCACGGCAAGTACATGGCCTGCTGCCTGCTTTACCGCGGCGACGTGGTGCCCAAAGATGTCAACTCAGCCATCGCCACCATCAAGACCAAACGCACCATCCAGTTCGTGGACTGGTGTCCCACCGGCTTCAAGGTGGGTATCAACTACCAGCCGCCCACCGTGGTGCCCGggggagacctggccaaggtCCAGAGAGCCGTGTGCATGCTGAGCAACACCACCGCCATCGCCGAGGCCTGGGCCCGTCTGGACCACAAGTTCGACCTGATGTACGCCAAGCGTGCCTTCGTTCACTGGTACGTGGGGGAGGGCATGGAGGAGGGAGAGTTCTCCGAAGCCAGAGAAGACATGGCCGCCCTGGAGAAGGACTATGAAGAGGTGGGCACCGACAGTGTGGGGGAGGatgaagaagagggagaggagtacTAA